Part of the Candidatus Methylomirabilota bacterium genome is shown below.
GGCCAGGTGGGCCATCAGCGGCAGCGGCTCGAGATAGCCCTCCTTCCAGTCTCCGCCGACACGGCCGTTGGCGGAGTAGGGATACGCCGAATCGATCTCGACCGGGATCACGACGTGATCGGTCACGAACGCCGACGCGTACCGGAGGGTGTCGCCCTTCTGAACGAGCCTGAAGAGGATGTCGGGCTTGGAGAGCGGACCCCGGCCCTGCAGAGCAAAGCCGAATTGCATGGGCGCCATATTGCTCGCGCCCTCCGGGCGTGTCAAGCGAGGGGGCTTTCTGCGGGGAGCCCTTATAAAGGGTGGCGGGCCATGTCCATGTCAAGCCTTTGGGATTGGGTAAACCCTTCTATAGAAGGAGTTAAACATTTGATAAGAATGCTCTTATTTGAATCTTGAGTGTCAGTCTGGTGACACATGGGCCCCTCGTGCTAGGCTGGTAAGAACCCATGGGAGGGAGCATGAAGGCGCGTATTCTGCTGGTCGACGACGAGCCTGCGATCGCGGACTGGCTCCGCATCGTCCTCGAGGGCGAGGGGTACGACGTCGGCGTGGCCGGCGACGCCGTCTCGGCCATCGGGCAGATGACGGAGCGCGAATTCTCCCTCGCGCTGGTGGATCTGGTCCTTCCCGACGGCGACGGCATGGCCCTCCTCCAGCAGCTCAAGAGCAAGGACCCGTCCATCGAAGTCATCATCATGACGGGCCACTCGTCGATCTCGAAGGCGGTCGAGGCGACCAAGCAGGGCGCCTTCTACTTCGTGGCCAAGCCCTTCGACAGCGCCGAGATGATCACGCTGGTCGCGAAGGCTCTCGAGCGCCGCCGACTCCTCGCGGAGACGTCCGACCTCAAGCGCAAGCTCGCGGAGCAGTCGGGGCTCGGCGAGCTCCTCGGCAGCTCGCCCTCGATGCGCCGCATGTTCGACCTGCTCGAGTCGGTGGCAGGCTCCGACGCCAATGTCCTCATCGTGGGCGAGAGCGGCACGGGCAAGGAGCTGGCTGCCAACGCGCTCCACGCGAAGAGCACGCGGGCAGGTGGCCCGATGGTCAAGATCAACTGCGCGGCCCTGCCCAAGGACCTCATCGAGTCCGAGCTCTTCGGGCACGTCAAGGGCGCGTTTACCGGCGCCACCACCGACAAGGCCGGCCTCCTGGAGGAAGCCCACAAGGGCTCGGTGCTGCTGGACGAGATCACGGAGATGCCGATGGATCTCCAGGCCAAGCTGCTTCGCGTCTTGGAGGACCGGCAGGTGCGCCGCCTCGGCGGCTCGCGCACGGTGCCCGTGGACTTCCGGCTTCTCTGCTCGACGAACCGCGATCCCGAGAGTGCGGTGCGTGAGGGCAAGCTCCGACAGGACCTCTACTTCCGTATCAACACCGTGACCGTGCAGATGCCGCCGCTCCGCGAGCGCGGACCGGACATCGCGCTGCTCGCCAAGGCCTTCCTGGAGCGCTTCCGCGAGAAGCACATGCGCCCGGTGGAGGGCATCGATCCCGAGGCCTATCGCCGGCTCCTCGCCTATCAGTGGCCCGGCAACGTGCGCGAGCTCGAGCATGCGGTGGAGCGCGCGGTCCTGGTGGCGCGCGGCAAGGAGATCGCGCTGTCCGATCTGCCGGAGTCGCTGCGCGCGGAAACGGGGAGCGTGACCGCGACCCAGCCGTCGTCCGGCTCGCTCGAGGAGATCGAGCGCGCGTCGATCGTGCGCGCCCTCGAGTCCACCGGGTGGAACAAGCAGGCCGCCGCCGCGGTGCTGGGCCTCCGGCGGCCTACGCTCTACTCCAAGATGCGCCGCCACGGCATTCCGCAGCGCCGCGCCTAGCGCGACACCCCCGCGGACAGGGGACCGTCAGGGCGCCAACGCACCGTGTGGTGTCCCCCTCGCCAAGTAGTTGAAAAGCCTGCGGTTCGTACTCGGCAGCCTGATTGCTTTCCCTGGGGCATGGGGAACAGCCGATGCGCACCATGCTGATCGTCGACGACGATCCCGCCTGGCGGAGCCTCTACGCCATGGAGTTCAAGCCTCGCTTCCGCATCGTGGAAGCCGAGGACGGCATCGAAGCGCTCGGCGTGCTCGATCGCTCCCTGCCTGACGTCATCGTGCTCGACCTCCGTCTGCCACGGCTCAACGGTCTCGACTTCCTCCGCGCGCTCGAGCGCCGCGGCCTGCGCACCCCGGTGGTCGTCTGCTCGGGACTCGTCTCGGACGAGCGCGGATTCGCGGTGCCGGGAGTGCGAGCCGCGCAGAAGACTGCGGACCTCCGCCAGGTGCGGGCCGCGGTGGACGACGCGCTGGGCGAGGCCCCACCGGCCGCTCCTACGGCGAACGCCGCGCCCAGCGGCGCCCGTACCCAGCGATCCTGATCGTCCAGCTCCACGGCAACCCTGCCTAGCGCCGAGGCACTCCGCAGCGCCCTGCCCATTCTGTGGGCAGGGCCGCGCCCACCACATAGGGGGTGCTGTCTGGTAACGCGCTGATTTTCGTGGAGCGCTGCCGTCCGGCCGAGGCGGCACGCTAGGTGCAAACTGCCCCGTCCGGAGGCCACCATGAAAAAGATCGAAGCCATCATCAAGCCTTTCAAGCTCGACGAGGTGAAGGAGGCCCTCACGGGGATCGGCGTCATCGGCATGACCGTCTCCGAGGTGCGCGGGTTCGGACGGCAGAAGGGACACACCGAGCTCTACCGGGGTGGCGAGTACACCGTGGACTTCCTGCCGAAGATCAAGGTGGAGGTGGTCGTCCCCGACAATCTCACCGACAAGGTCGCCGGCGTGCTCGCGGGCGCTGCGAAGACCGGGAACATCGGCGACGGCAAGATCTTCGTCACGCCGGTGGACACGGCGATCCGGATCCGGACGGGCGAGCGCGACGAGAGCGCACTGTGAGCAGGAATCAAGGAGGACGCGCGGTGGTCAAACTGTCTAGGATCATCATGCTCGTCGTGCTGCTCGCCGGGCTCGGGTTGATGGCGTCGGCCGCCTTCGCCCAGACGCCGGCGACTCCGCCCGCCGTCGAGGCCCCCAAGGCGGACGCCGCGGCGCCCGCAGCCGCCACGCCGGCGGCGCCGGCCGCGCCCGCGCCGCCCAAGATCGACTCGGGTGACACCGCGTGGGTGCTCATGTCCTCGGCGCTGGTCCTGCTGATGACCGCGCCGGGCCTCGCCCTCTTCTACGGCGGCATGGTGCGGCAGAAGAACGCGCTCGGCACCCTCATGCACAGCTTCATCATCCTCGCCCTCATCTCGGTGCAGTGGGTGCTGTGGGGCTACAGCCTGGCATTCGGGCCCGACAAGGGCGGCATCATCGGCGGCCTCGAATGGGTGGGGTTGCGCGGCGTGGGCCAGACGCCCAACCCCGACTACGCGGCCACGATCCCGCATCAGGTGTTCATGCTCTTCCAGATGATGTTCGCGGTCATCACGCCCGCGCTCATCACCGGCGCGTTCGCCGAGCGCAAGAAGTTCTCGACGTTCATCGTGTTCATTCTCGCGTGGGCGACCCTGGTCTACGACCCGCTCGCCCACTGGGTGTGGGGCGTGGGAGGCTGGCTGCGCAATCTCGGCGCGCTCGACTTCGCGGGCGGCACCGTCGTGCACCTCTCCTCGGGCGTGTCCGCCCTGGCCGCGGCCCTGGTGA
Proteins encoded:
- a CDS encoding sigma-54 dependent transcriptional regulator — encoded protein: MKARILLVDDEPAIADWLRIVLEGEGYDVGVAGDAVSAIGQMTEREFSLALVDLVLPDGDGMALLQQLKSKDPSIEVIIMTGHSSISKAVEATKQGAFYFVAKPFDSAEMITLVAKALERRRLLAETSDLKRKLAEQSGLGELLGSSPSMRRMFDLLESVAGSDANVLIVGESGTGKELAANALHAKSTRAGGPMVKINCAALPKDLIESELFGHVKGAFTGATTDKAGLLEEAHKGSVLLDEITEMPMDLQAKLLRVLEDRQVRRLGGSRTVPVDFRLLCSTNRDPESAVREGKLRQDLYFRINTVTVQMPPLRERGPDIALLAKAFLERFREKHMRPVEGIDPEAYRRLLAYQWPGNVRELEHAVERAVLVARGKEIALSDLPESLRAETGSVTATQPSSGSLEEIERASIVRALESTGWNKQAAAAVLGLRRPTLYSKMRRHGIPQRRA
- a CDS encoding P-II family nitrogen regulator produces the protein MKKIEAIIKPFKLDEVKEALTGIGVIGMTVSEVRGFGRQKGHTELYRGGEYTVDFLPKIKVEVVVPDNLTDKVAGVLAGAAKTGNIGDGKIFVTPVDTAIRIRTGERDESAL
- a CDS encoding response regulator; protein product: MRTMLIVDDDPAWRSLYAMEFKPRFRIVEAEDGIEALGVLDRSLPDVIVLDLRLPRLNGLDFLRALERRGLRTPVVVCSGLVSDERGFAVPGVRAAQKTADLRQVRAAVDDALGEAPPAAPTANAAPSGARTQRS